One Desulfobulbus oligotrophicus DNA segment encodes these proteins:
- a CDS encoding 3'-5' exonuclease, producing the protein MVSDTVIVLDFETTGHSPTLGDRPIEVGAVRIEQGMIVDRFQALMNPGFTISWFIESLTGISNELVAAAPECEAVMHRFADWIGDVPLVAHNANFDRKFLDAELARIGRERTNPMACTVLASRRLFPEAPDHRLSTLVSYLNIATSGTFHRALADAEMTGSLWILLIDLLRDRYGLTDISFSLMHKISTMSRYKVHKFLQQYGATH; encoded by the coding sequence ATGGTTTCCGATACTGTTATTGTTCTTGACTTTGAAACCACCGGCCACAGCCCTACCCTTGGTGACCGGCCCATTGAGGTGGGCGCGGTGCGGATTGAACAGGGTATGATCGTGGATCGATTCCAGGCACTGATGAACCCGGGCTTCACCATCAGTTGGTTTATCGAATCTCTCACCGGTATCAGCAATGAACTGGTCGCCGCTGCTCCGGAATGTGAGGCGGTTATGCACCGGTTTGCCGACTGGATCGGAGATGTTCCTTTAGTGGCACACAATGCAAATTTTGACCGCAAATTTCTCGACGCTGAACTGGCCAGGATAGGACGAGAACGCACCAACCCCATGGCCTGCACGGTGTTGGCTTCACGGCGACTGTTTCCTGAAGCTCCTGATCACAGGCTCTCCACACTGGTCAGCTACCTGAATATCGCGACCAGCGGCACCTTTCATCGGGCGCTTGCAGACGCTGAGATGACCGGCTCCTTATGGATTCTGCTGATCGATCTGCTCCGCGATCGTTACGGTCTGACAGACATTTCTTTTTCATTGATGCACAAGATCAGTACAATGAGCAGGTACAAGGTCCATAAATTTTTACAACAGTACGGCGCAACACACTAA
- a CDS encoding transcriptional regulator, protein MEPATPSSITIRQQIIALLTDETMGARELSQTLHQSEKEIYAHLQHIGRSLKAEGRLLKIDPAVCLHCGFVFRQRRKPQPPGHCPNCRKTRIRRPRYHID, encoded by the coding sequence ATGGAACCCGCAACACCCAGTAGCATTACCATTCGCCAACAGATCATAGCCCTGCTGACAGACGAAACAATGGGAGCACGAGAACTCTCACAGACCCTCCATCAATCGGAAAAAGAGATCTATGCGCATCTGCAGCACATTGGCCGCAGCCTGAAAGCCGAAGGCCGTTTGTTAAAAATTGACCCGGCTGTCTGCCTGCACTGCGGTTTTGTCTTCAGGCAGCGCCGGAAACCTCAACCACCGGGCCATTGCCCCAACTGTCGCAAGACTCGCATCCGCCGACCACGGTATCACATTGACTGA
- a CDS encoding AEC family transporter, translated as MILLDALFPVLALIVFGTAAKHWRITDTAFFRTSDRLVYFVFFPLMLFWKIGAAPLHFGDGWRYLSASFMAVLTVCALSLLYIRLRPLTSFQAGSFNQGCYRFNTYIGMAVLINAFGEAGVQLYGILIGLIIPIINVLCVSVLIWYDTGSNQSGNRFTITIKNLIANPLIIACACGILYSKLIGFFPTPVDNTLKMMSQVTLPLALFSIGSSLTFSSLRTNIGPACMAAIFKLAFLPIIGLFYLWLFNVTGLAWKVSLFFFALPTSTAIYILSSQLNSDTELASAIVVVSTLLSFVSMSLVLLAVT; from the coding sequence ATGATTTTATTAGACGCCCTTTTCCCGGTCCTGGCCCTGATTGTCTTCGGAACAGCCGCCAAACACTGGCGCATCACTGACACCGCATTTTTCCGCACCTCGGACAGGCTCGTCTATTTTGTCTTCTTTCCACTCATGCTGTTCTGGAAAATCGGTGCCGCTCCCCTCCACTTCGGTGACGGCTGGCGCTACCTTTCCGCCTCATTCATGGCGGTTTTAACAGTCTGTGCACTCAGCCTGCTCTACATTCGGCTGCGACCGCTCACCTCTTTCCAGGCCGGCTCTTTTAACCAGGGATGCTATCGGTTCAACACCTATATCGGTATGGCTGTGCTCATCAACGCCTTTGGGGAGGCAGGAGTGCAGCTGTACGGCATCCTCATCGGTCTGATTATTCCGATTATCAACGTGCTCTGCGTTTCAGTGCTCATCTGGTACGATACCGGCAGTAATCAATCCGGGAACCGATTCACCATAACCATCAAAAATTTAATAGCCAACCCGCTGATCATCGCCTGTGCATGCGGTATCCTTTATTCAAAGCTCATCGGATTTTTTCCGACACCCGTTGATAATACCCTTAAGATGATGTCACAGGTCACCCTGCCACTGGCTCTCTTTTCGATTGGCAGCAGCCTGACGTTTTCCAGTCTGCGTACCAACATCGGGCCTGCCTGCATGGCAGCGATCTTCAAGCTGGCGTTCTTACCGATAATCGGCCTGTTCTACCTCTGGCTGTTCAATGTGACCGGTCTTGCCTGGAAGGTCAGTCTGTTCTTTTTTGCGTTGCCGACCTCAACAGCCATCTACATCCTATCCTCTCAACTCAACTCTGATACTGAGCTGGCCTCAGCAATAGTAGTCGTATCCACACTCCTGTCTTTTGTGTCCATGTCCCTGGTCTTACTGGCTGTTACGTAA
- a CDS encoding C-GCAxxG-C-C family protein, whose translation MQPDEMQRKAIELFTQRLHCSQVLALIGLEKLGISDPSVIKALGAFGGGIGGTGHICGALVGAVSVIGSLYSRGSLEEKENPRMWAATKEVKKHFDELTAPHGGINCCQIARVDWLDRDQVKNFYTNPDSRRRHCIHVVGETAKALGELLEREAEYMAAKQARQKTET comes from the coding sequence ATGCAACCGGATGAAATGCAGAGAAAAGCGATTGAACTGTTCACACAGCGGCTGCACTGCAGCCAGGTGCTGGCACTTATTGGTCTTGAAAAGTTAGGTATCAGTGACCCGTCAGTGATTAAAGCACTGGGTGCTTTTGGCGGTGGTATCGGCGGGACCGGGCATATCTGTGGTGCCCTGGTGGGGGCGGTCAGTGTTATCGGCAGTCTGTACAGTCGTGGCAGTCTGGAAGAAAAAGAAAACCCGCGCATGTGGGCTGCCACCAAAGAGGTGAAAAAGCATTTTGATGAGCTGACAGCACCGCATGGAGGCATCAACTGCTGTCAAATTGCCCGGGTTGACTGGCTGGACAGGGATCAGGTCAAGAACTTCTATACCAATCCTGACAGCCGCCGCCGGCACTGTATCCATGTTGTCGGGGAAACTGCAAAGGCACTTGGTGAACTGCTGGAACGGGAAGCTGAGTACATGGCCGCCAAACAGGCCCGGCAAAAGACGGAAACGTGA